Part of the Hevea brasiliensis isolate MT/VB/25A 57/8 chromosome 16, ASM3005281v1, whole genome shotgun sequence genome is shown below.
aatttttcggaataTTTTGTTCTGGATTTATCGTGATTGACTTTCTTTTAATTGTTGGTTCGTTTAGGTATTGGACGCACCCGCATTGCAAGatgatttttatttgaatttagtGGACTGGTCGTCGCATAATGTACTAGCAGTGGGTTTGGGGAATTGTGTGTATTTGTGGAATGCTTGTAGTAGCAAGGTCAGTACTGGGTTTTGAAGTTTGCTGCTGTTTGAGTTATTTTGGTGCTTTTCTAGTTATTGATTTTTTGCATTTTTACTCAAGTAGGTGACAAAATTGTGTGATTTGGGGATTGACGATAGTGTGTGTTCAGTGGGATGGGCTCAGCGTGGAACACATCTAGCTGTTGGAACTAGTAATGGGAAAGTCCAGGTTAGTGTTCTCtttatatgcatattgaattTCCTTGTAAAATAGACTAGCAACAATATCTAAAATGAATTTGGGTATTGTTTATATCAGGCAAGAATCAAGTTAGTGCATTAACATGAAACAACTAACCTTCAAGAGTTTCTGATGTTACTAAGTTGGTTGTGTTCTTTGCTCCTTCGCAGCATCAAGGGAATATAACATGTTTATACTACACTTGTGCAAAACACTTCCATCAGTGTTCTCATTGGATTTTCGCTTGTTTCAATGACTGGCATTATTTCACTAATCCGTCTAATCATCTTGTTTATAGATTTGGGATGCATCTCGCTGTAAAAGAGTAAGAACCATGGAGGGCCATCGATTACGTGTTGGGGCCTTGGCCTGGAGTTCATCTGTGTTGTCTTCTGGTAGCCGGGATAAGAGTATTCTTCAAAGAGATATACGTGCTCAGGAAGACTTCGTTAGCAAACTCTCCGGGCACAAGTCAGAGGTTGGACTTTTAACATTTTGAGCCCAGAACTTCTAGACCAATTAATTTTACTCTTTTCATTACTACCTTGGACTTCACTCAGAATATTTATTCTGCTTTTGCATGCTTCTCTGTTGATTTCATTTTACCAATTacgattttttaaatttttagttagaAACTATATCTACTACCCATCACTGTACTTTGAATTTGACTATTCTTCTTGACCTAATAATAATGGGCTGTGGTTTAGGTCTGTGGATTAAAGTGGTCTTATGATAATCGTGAGTTGGCATCTGGTGGGAATGATAACAGAGTAAGTAATGGCACCTTTTTCATATATAGTGCTCATTGTTGAGATTGCTGAAAAGTATTCATTTTCCTCAATTGTTTATACTGCTGAAaggtattgatttttttttcgttATTGAAGACTAAATTTTTGTCATCCATATGCAGCTTTTTGTTTGGAATCAACATTCAACTCAACCTGTGCTAAAATACTGTGAGCATACTGCGGCCGTAAAAGCAATTGCTTGGTCACCCCATCTTCATGGACTTCTTGCATCTGGTGGTGGGACTGCAGATCGGTGTGTAAGGTTCTGGAATACAACCAGTAATTCACATCTCAGCTGCATGGACACTGGCAGTCAGGTGAAGTACTTAAttcttattttatattttctatgCCCTTTTGGATATAATATATGCATGGCAAGGGAAACCGTAACAAGTAAATAAGTtatcatatttattttcttgttccttttttttttttttcgcaaATTGATTCGTGCTGCTGATCTCAACTAATTTGAGAATAGTGCAACAAGTTCtcttctattcatcctcaactagTTGAGTTTGGTTTCTAGTTAACTGAAAATTAGTGAAAGATGTGCCATGAGATGCAGTTGCACCATTTACTTGAAAAAAATGTCCAGTGTTTCAAGTAATTACTAGAAAAGAACCCACAAATAgtataaactttgaatttcaataaatttgcctttccaatagaagaagagAAGTATAGAAAAGTAGATGGGATGGGGGATGAGCAACCATGTTATGCTCTAGCTATCTCTTCAAGGGACCATAACACATTTTCAAGAGCCTAttttaataactttttttttttgcactGTCCATAATGAAGCATttcaacatgacctagaagcattacacatttctgaggatttaacccaaaatcgttcagagtggagaaagcgaatccatatagccgaccccaaatttttggggataaaggcttagttgagttgagttgagttgtccaTAATGAAGCATTTCCTCCAGTTTTACCCATAACACATTTTCTAGAGCCGACAAATAGATTTTTGTGTGTTTTTGTGCATGATTATAGAATTTCTAATTATGGTTCATTCCTGTGCTatgcatgttttatgatattttttGTTGTGTAGTTTTTTCATAGTTAGTACCTAGTACCTCTTCTGTGAAGTAATATGGAAAAGAAGCTGCCATAAATATAGAACATTGCCTATTCAAAAGTTGCCTATTTCTCTCtctatttcttcaaattcttaGATGTACTGATATCCACCTTGTAACTGTGGCAGGTGTGCAATCTTGTGTGGTCTAAGAATGTCAATGAACTTGTCAGCACTCATGGGTACTCTCAAAACCAAATAATAGTATGGAGATACCCCACCATGTCAAAGGTGCTAAATttgttgtgttttttattatactCACAAAATTATCTCTTGTTAGCTGTGTCTTTAACTCTTAAGATTTATTCTGCTCTTCCAGTTGGCAACTCTTACTGGTCATACATACAGAGTACTTTATCTTGCCATCTCACCAGATGGACAGGTAGTTCATCCTCCATTAATTAACTGTAGTTGTTCTTTTTCTAGATATATAAGCAGTCATGCAaagtatttattttatgttagttCTTATTCTTTCCTAAGCTATATTATATGCTTCAGACCATTGTCACGGGAGCAGGGGATGAAACTCTACGGTTTTGGAATGTGTTCCCTTCCCCTAAATCTCAGGTAAATTCTTTGTGAATATCATTAATTCAATCCCACCACAACAGCAGCTATGTTTGATAGTCCAATATGGTCTTAGTATATTTTACGATTCTCACCCAATTCTCTGTTCTTATGGATGTTTCCTCTaatacacaaaatttatagtttcAGTTTATTTTCATAGGATGGGTGCAACAATAACTTTGGTAAAGAAAAACAATGGTTGTTTTTTACCAATAAATGGAATTGGAAGTTTCCTATAACTTTATTTGCTATCCCCCAAAATATCAGCTTACTGTATCATAGGTGCGGTTGTCAGAATTGGACATGATTCTTGTTACATGTGCTTAGAAAATCAAATTCTTTAATAATATTttagtttgtatttttttttttctatactaACTCATGTAAGGATGAACTACTATTGCAGAACACTGACAGTGAAATTGGAGCATCATCTCTAGGAAGAACTACAATCCGGTAATTAATGGAGACTTAAAAGAATCTGTGGCTGTTTCATCGGAGGAACAAAAGATCGTAGATATGTCTTCAGCTCGAAGATTATTCTACAAAATGGAGCCTCATCAGATTGATTTTCTTGAAGCAACCCTTGACCAGCGCGGAAATTTGCAGGGACCTGAAAGGGCTGAGCGTGTGAATGGATGTAATGATATTTCTAGTGGTTCCTGCAAATTATTAATTTTGTGCTGGCCCCTTTGTCCCTTGATTTATAAAGTGTATAGTGGGAGGTGTTTTCTTTGTATCATTACTAAATGCTAACATTTTGGTCAGCAAGTCTTCATAGTTTTGTAAATAAAACGGCATTTGTATTATTGTTCTATCCATGAGTAAAAGATCTGTAGTATTCGGGAAGGTTTGAGTAGTCTGGTTGCAACGAGTACTCTTTTTGAGTGCTCTTTGTTAttatcacaactccattttagaaTGGTAAATGACTTTCCATCGTCTGGTAATATATAACTCGCTCTCCATCATTCTCTGAGAATATTTCCCCGTTTAGGTTCTATTTGTTTTGCAGAaagtattttatttgaaaatattttttatattttttttaatatttagagtATTCAAGTGGtgaatcaataaaaaaatatttttcgattgaaaagaaaaattatatgatttttaataaaaataggagtattttttttaagatttgataattataaaaaaatataaatatatataattaataaataataataaaatatattttcatgAGCCGCAGGATACACATTTTTAGCCATTAAACCTTCTCTTTGCATTAAAATGTGCTACTAACCACGTTCCCACCCTATGTGACTCGTGGGTGGTAGAAGTAGCCATAGCTTCAAGTGTTTTTCTTTAATGTTTTTAATTCACGGGGCAAGAAAGACCCCATttctataaagaaaagaaaatatgaaaacgaTGTCAAAGATTTTTAACCGTGCCATAAAAGAATGTTCAAATCCTTATTAGGAGtaatgttaaatttttttttgtcacaaaacttttaatttaaactcaaaactGCTTTGCTCTTATTAAGTGAGATACATAtgtgaaataaattaaatatttattcatttttttatttttaaataataaaaatattatatttatatttttatgttaaaattaaaattagttatgattaattaaaattaaaaatattcgaATATGATTTTTATATAACtagttaaaattataattataattaattgcaattgaaattataatttcaattgcaattgaaattatattttcaattgcaattaattaatcaagtaaatTTTCGCTTGTTCTtccattaaatttatttattaaatcatttatatatgattacgagtaaaaaaaatttatatatgatGGAACCACACTAATTATCACAAATTCTTCAGGATAAATTCGACACACATCCTACaataaaactaaaataattccaataaatacaaaagaaaaacagAGCTTGGAGTCTAAATGTATCCCAAGGAAGGCATACCATTTTCAATCCCTACATACAAATATACATGAGCAATACCTTCTGATAGAAAACAATCAGGCGCGACAAGACGTTAGGGGCAAATGGACAAACCATTTAGGGTTTTTGAGCTGCTTGTTGAATGCTCTGCTGGGTCCCTTCAGCTCTGTGGGGTGGTCTTTGTGACCAAGGGATTAAGCTCATTGGTGGGAAACAACACTCGCAGTTCTCTTTACATGGCTCGGGCAAGTCCCAATTACTTGCTGGGGTTGCCTGCTGGTTGCTTTCATGGGGTCTATGGACCCCAGAAGAAGGTGCTCCAGCATCCTTTAAAGGGCCCCAACACTCTGCCCTATTGAATTCTGGAATCTTTGAATGGAAATAAACCCAAACCAAAGCTTCTTGTAATTCTGGGTAATTGTTAAACAAATTCCCATCTCCGTGGACAAAGGCCTTCAACACCTATTTCATAACAAAattagaaggaaaagaaaaaaaaaatgatgatatGATCAAATTAGAAGATATTAAATCACTGATTAACAGAAGTTAATGGTAGATTTACCACAGGGAGTTCTTTGCAGAAGATGAAATATCTGAGCCTTGCACATAAATCTAATAAAAAATGGCCTCCACTTATATGACAATGAACATGAAGAGACATCTTTCCCTTCACTTTCTTCCATTCTGCCACAACTTCATCTCTGTACAATTTGTTGGACCATCCCTGCAACTGCAACCAAATCCTCACTAAAATTTCTCTTTCCTCTTGTTCAAGAATCAAAAGTTCTGATCAAGAAATCAAGCAGCAAATGTACATTTTTTAATACCCTGTTTTTCCTCTGTTTCTTCTATACACATCTTATTACCTTACATGAGATGCCTTTTGTTTTCCACTTCCTATTTCTCGTTAACcaaaaagattaaataaaaaaaaaattcccttcttatttgtttattttaagaTTGAATAGAACTCGTAAAGTGCTCTGTTTTCTCTGTAAGATTCCAGCTCAATCAAAATATGATAACCACTTAATCAGACTGAAAAACCATGATTTAGCATCTGGGTATAGCAGATCAAGGATTACCTGAGAATTATTTATTGTCTGTGAGATGGCTAAAGTAAGCCTAGCAGTAATATCACTATGTGTTAGTGTATAAGTCCTCGGCAGCTTCGCCGGATGCTTCTCCTCATCAACCCCTACAAACAACACCTTCAACTTTGAAGCCTCAAAAATTGATGGCCCAAATAATCTTGCCACCTGATCCAGTCAagacccactaatcgaaatcaatcttAAAGCATGAAAAAATTGCAACCTTTAACTGAAAAAAGAAACTCACAGGACTGATTCTCTTCTTGGGTTTTCTTCTGGAGGGGCAGAGAGGGCTGTTCTGCTCAAACACAGATGGTCTTCGCTTTAAAGGAAGCAGAGAAACAATAGACAAAGCACCCATCTCTGACCCTTTCCCTGTTAGCTCCCAACTTTTTTGGGCATCCAGAAATAGAACTCAATTATGTTCAAGTCTAATTTTGGAGACTTGAAAACTGTAGGAGAAGAAAGGGGGGGAATATTTTATTACTTTCtcttttgcctttttttttttcaccctCTTTTTTCTTCTATGTTTTCTCCGCTTTGGTTTGCTTTGCTTGTGTGCTTAGACTTGAAGACTTGGAAGATTCAGGTTAGGACCATAGAGAAGCAAGAAGTTGACGTTATATGGACTTGCAAGCTCATGAGGTTTCGATGCGTGTGGGCAATAGACTAATGGTAGTTTTCCGAAGGGGTTGGTTGTTGCTTCAAGGAGTTGCCTTCTTGACTGAACCAGGATTACAATTGGACACGTAGTGAAATTTTGCATTAAGCACATCTGTTGAGATGTTACTCTCACATGCATGTTGCACCTTCTTCACCTCTCCCTTTTGCTTCCCTAGGAAGTGGGGGCTTCAGGCCTGCAGCTttaaaattatacaataaaaccaaTTCATGTTCCTTCAACGATTAAATTTCACTATAATTAATGATATTacattaaataaaaaatcaaaatttttattactCTGTCCTCAGTTGCACAAGATCAGAAATGAGGggattttttattcttcctttttattttttttctttaacattGTTAACAAGGGGAGATATTTAAACTCATATCCAAATGACCTTTAATTCAGTATTTTATCACAagctgtattttttaaaatatatttcaatCATAAAATgtgtttaaattattaattaaaatatataaaactaaataaatttgaatattatttatgtattaataattagatttaagataaatttaaataatttatatgataaattttaattaaattcaaaataaattcaaatattaaattattaataaattaaaatataataatttttacaagtaccttatatattatatattgatATTCTATAATATAAATTCTATTTCTCTTAATTATAGctctaaatttaatgaaataatataaGTGAAAAATACATAAATAACTCAAAAAAGAAATAAGGGGGAAATATTATCATAATTGACATAATGCCAAGCATTAATGATAGTAAATCCAAGAAAAATGAAAGCATAATATGAACATAAGCAATACAATAGCATACAGAGAACCCCAAACAAAATTCTCAGAATCAATTATTTTCATCCTGATAACAGAGCAAGCCAAACTATCGTGTGGTTGCACAACTCCTCTGCAGCTTTTCCTGTTGCCTCGTTTCGCGCGCCACCCTAAAAAGAAGATCATCCTCTTCGAAGCTTCAAAAATGGCCGGTCAAAGTAGTCTTGCGACCTGATAAATCCAGTAAAATCCACAAAATCAGagggaagagaaagaaattatTAAAACATCTGAATCCTGAACAAAACATATGTGAAAACTGATAATGCTTACAGGAACAAGAGATACGTTCTTCTTGATGGGTTTTCTTCTTGGAGGAAAGAAGGAAATGTTTTGTTCAGAAAGAAGAGGTCTTGGCTTTGCAATAATAATCAGAGAACCCATGTCTCTCCCTCGATCTCTCCTTCGTGCCTCTATTTTTTCATGTGActgcaaattttcagattttataccCCCAAGAATCCAGATTTTTGGAACACGCCAACCATTTTAAAGAGCTCAAAACTGAAGTTATTATTCttgattatttaaatataaaatttagttacgctaactatttttttaataaaataaaattacacatCAGAAAACTTAATTATTTTAACTTATAATTAAATTAGATGAAGGGATTAAAatagaataaattattttaaaataagaataaaattttaaattataaaatttaataaatcttatttttttaagaaataataaattttaattcaataatagTAATAGAATCTCAttacaattataaaattttaaatttaaattatattcataaatacatatacatatacataagAGTGGTCAAGGTCTGGTTTTGAATCGGAATCGAATTGAAATCGGTTCGGTCAAAATCGGATCAAAACCGATTAAAATCAGAATCGATTTCAAATAGGACCGAAATCGTTCTgctgtttggttcaggttcatattttttaagaatcGTGAACCGGCGGTTTCGAATCGGATTAAATcggcgatttaaatataaaaaaattcaataaatatgttatctcattcctaattcatttatatatatcattaattctctatacaattattctctgcattttcttcaattcttaatattttcttaatttttcttaaattttctaaataattattttctacactcattttaattttcaatactctctcaattttcctactttattattttatatacttactaaaatttttaatactatctcaattattttgttattactttaaatcctcaataaaatttccaataccctctattttaatttttttttctcttttatactttttaattattaattattatataatttttaaaaaaaggcaagtaatagaactaaaaatttttattcctctaaatcATAAAAGGATATTTAggtaaaattaagttcatacactttttactaatttcattaaaaaaaattaattttatctctaattttttaatcaggttcaagtctttatttattaaattttttttaaaaataaattattttctttctttttttttcttattttattttgattgaaaaatttctaagaaaaattaaaatatttttacaaatataaattaaattttgaatcaataaatttttctctaatttttttttgtctaaactatccttaaaataagaataaaattttaaattataaaatttaataaatttttttaaataataaattttaattcaataataataatagaatctcattgtaattataaaattttaaatttaaattatattcataaatacatatacatatataatcAATCTGGAAAGATTAGCCACTCCTGTCATTGTCAATGCCGGTTGACGAGGTGTTTTCTATTTCTACTCCTCTTCTTGCTATGAAGCTAAATTTACATACCATGCCATAAAGTCTTCAtcttgcccttcttcttcttttctctctctgtCGATATGGGTTTGTAAAGAACGAAAATTTTAACTATCAGCTCCACATTTGATGTTTTAGCAAAGAAACTTTCAACATTAATGGAGGACAACGGtgttaataaaaatatttgaattattttattttttgataaaattCTGACTTATCTCTGTAATGATGTGTTGTAATTTAAATAGTTTGATATACCAGATCATCCCTGTGAGTTGGTGCATCGGAACCATATAAAATCTACCATCAAAAGGTAAtcacaatttataattattattctcTCTAGCAATAATATTCAAATATAACTTTTTTATTTAAACAAATCTACATTAATAGAATATATAATTCTTTTTATCAAAACCCACAATTTACTCTTTATTTTCAATTGATATTAGCTTTATATTTTTATGTAAGCGGTGattgtaaatataaaattaatctataattgtttaaaaattaaaaaataaattaatttaaattaaaataaaaatattagattGTAAATTtcgataaaattttaaatattaatttataatttatccaAAAAGTTCTAGCATCATCTGGAGCAAACTCGGAGAAAAAAGGACATAACATTTACACAAGGATGTAAAGGAATGGAGCTGGGCTGGGTTTGGATCGTTCGATGGCAACAGTGGTCG
Proteins encoded:
- the LOC110640020 gene encoding B-type cell cycle switch protein ccs52A, giving the protein MDDPTISPLTVQSVPSSKLNVPAIMPRPSLNLETLTPSDHVSRLINSNHYISPSRTIYSDRFIPSRSNSNFALFNISSSSPPLSTNPPASDGGKEDSSSAYAALLRSALFGSKTPDKRDSPGRNIFRFKTETRQSMHSLSPFGYDDERPGVSHSPVKTPRKVPRSPYKVLDAPALQDDFYLNLVDWSSHNVLAVGLGNCVYLWNACSSKVTKLCDLGIDDSVCSVGWAQRGTHLAVGTSNGKVQIWDASRCKRVRTMEGHRLRVGALAWSSSVLSSGSRDKSILQRDIRAQEDFVSKLSGHKSEVCGLKWSYDNRELASGGNDNRLFVWNQHSTQPVLKYCEHTAAVKAIAWSPHLHGLLASGGGTADRCVRFWNTTSNSHLSCMDTGSQVCNLVWSKNVNELVSTHGYSQNQIIVWRYPTMSKLATLTGHTYRVLYLAISPDGQTIVTGAGDETLRFWNVFPSPKSQNTDSEIGASSLGRTTIR
- the LOC110640007 gene encoding protein STAY-GREEN, chloroplastic — encoded protein: MGALSIVSLLPLKRRPSVFEQNSPLCPSRRKPKKRISPVARLFGPSIFEASKLKVLFVGVDEEKHPAKLPRTYTLTHSDITARLTLAISQTINNSQLQGWSNKLYRDEVVAEWKKVKGKMSLHVHCHISGGHFLLDLCARLRYFIFCKELPVVLKAFVHGDGNLFNNYPELQEALVWVYFHSKIPEFNRAECWGPLKDAGAPSSGVHRPHESNQQATPASNWDLPEPCKENCECCFPPMSLIPWSQRPPHRAEGTQQSIQQAAQKP